GCACCTGCTTTCTAGACTGCCTAAGTAACAAGTCGCCTTTCCTTAAAGAGCAGGATTAATCTATTTATAACCAGCACTACATGACTCTCATGCCAGAAAGGAccccagcccagcttcagctggacTTCGACCACTTCCTCCTAGGGTCTCCACAGTCTTCCAGAATCTTCTACTGCAAaccctcctccttttccctctccccacaGAAGCAGAAACAGCTGGGAGCAAATCCCAGGGTGAACTCCTGGCATCCAGGCAGGACCAGAGCGTACCATTTGGATGCCCTCCCCATTGAGAAGCTAGGATTTTATATCTTAAAGAAAGTTCAACATTGAGAAGACAGTGAAGTCATTCACTCACAACCTCAGGTCAAGCAAGAGATCTATTTTAACCCTCCCCTGGCCAAAAGCAGGTCACTTTACATAGACTGCCAAGGCAGTGCCTAGGCCCTTACTAAACCAAGCTTCCTAGTTCCAAGATGAAATCATTATTGACCCTTTGGACTAGCAGACAATCTGTCACCATTTCCAAACTCCTGGTCCCTTTCCACACTGGCTTTAGGTCCCCAGAGAATTGGGGCAGCAGTGGACCACATTCAGAATGTGATGACGAGTAAACTGTCACTGTGCATGTTTAGAAAGTAACTGATCTCCCTTTGGAGTCACATTCACTCCTAGCTCTGAACTAGGagcatagtatttttaaaaacatcttattttaaagattcgcACCCTTCCCTGACTCTTGCATCTCTTAGTCCTAACCttacctccctcttcccctcagATACACACCAACAGAAGCTCAACCTCTCCAGGATCTCTAGGGCCCCGGGGCAAAGCAGCATTAATGGCATTTGGCAGAAGACCCCGCCCCACACTGAAGAGTCCTCCCAGTTCAACACAGTGAAGACACGGATGAGAATGGGAGGGAAGCAGCAGTAGAAACCAGAGCCTGCCCCTTCCCACATAAGAGAGGCACAGAAATGTCAAGAGTTAGTGAAAACGGTATCATCTCTTGCCAGAGGGCCACCAGCTACCGCTGGCTGGGAGCCGCATTATTgcttgtttctcctctggactgaAGTGCAAGATAGTCAGGATGGCCGTGAGCGTCTGCTGGCGGCCCAGGCTGTCGGGCAGGGTCAGGAAGCGGTAGATGATGTTCTTGAGGTACTCCAGGTTGGCGCCCTCCCTGCTCTGGTCCCTGGTATTCTTTTCAATGTGGCTCTGCAGGGCTCCCACCTCCTCgcggtgtcgctccccctcttccagCAGCCGGTCCTGCAGCTGATGCACCTCCACCTCCAGCCTGTGTTTCTGCTTCTTCAGCGACGTGATCTCCACCTCCTTGCGGGCCAACTGCTCGGCGTACAGGAAGAACGTGGGCTCGTTGCCCGCAGCAAGCTGCAGTGCTTGGGTCAGGCTATCTGGGGCAGACGGGTCGGCCGGGTCCCCTGGAGCCCCGGCCCCCACCGGGCTTCTGCGCCCTGGCAGCCCAGAAGACAAGGCCACGGCgcgcagctgctccagctccaggtCCTTCTCGGCGAGCACGGCCAGGGCCCGGTCCCGCTGCTTGTGCAGCTCCTCCTCCAGTTTCAGCGTGCGGTCCCTGAAGTCCAGCCGGCTGCGCTCCAGCTCGTGCCGGTGCAGCTGCTGCAGCCGGGCCAGCTCCTgcttccaggcctctgcctccccctggtGCTGCCGCTCCAGCTCCTCACACGACAGCCGCAGGGAGATGTACTTCTCCTTCAGCTCGGCAAGCTGCTCCTGGGCGGCCTCCAGCTCCTTCGCCACGTTGCCATCTTTGGCATTCTTGCTCTTGAGGACAACCTGGGCCCTCATCTTATACCGTTCGAATTCTTCCTTCAGCTGCTTCAGCTCCTGCTGGTAGTAGAGCGCAGAAGCCTTCTCCCCATCAGTGGCGTCTGAGCTGCCCACCGTGTCCAGGTCACAGAGCTTCTCCACATCCAGGGTCACCTGGCTCTTCCTGGCGGCCACCTGCAGCAGTCTCTTCAGCTTCTCCATCTTATCCCTGAGGACGTTGACGTCCAGGCTGGACTCCTCCCCATGGCTGTCTAGAGGGGACCGGCTGGAGGCTGCCAGGGCCAGGGTCTTGTTCTCCAGGTCCAGCTGCAGAACGCGCTCCTTCAGCTTCTGGATGGCCAGCTGGTCCTTCTGCTTTGCCTTCTCGTACGTGCCCAGCAGCTCAGACACCTCAGATATCTGATTCTCCAGGGACGCCACCCTCTGCTCTTCCACCTGAGACTGCTGGCGGAGCTGATCTTCCGCAAGGGCTGTCTGCCAAAGACAAGACCAGAATACGGTCAGAAAAGTCACAAAGCCCCATGGCAAACTTTGTGTGCGTGTGTCCGGGGAGGAGGGCGACCGAGGGGAGCGTTTGGGGATTTTTCCGTTGATGCAGGATCCAACAGAAGTTCCTCTACCTGCTTGGGTTCTGCCCCCAAATACATATCATCTCAAACGATATGAAGCACCTCTGCACACctgctgtcactctgctttaGCGCTTCCACTTTCTCCTATCAGCTCACACCCAGCTTTGCTGTCTATCATATGTCACCTCACCCCGAACCCTATCATGAAATTACAGgactttgcttttctctttctctattcctGGAAGTACAAAACTGAGTTGGATCTCCCTCCACCTGGACAGCAGACACTGTCATGACAGACAAACCTTGACAGAAAGCAATTACCATGGTTTATTTCTTCTGGGAAAATCCCTCTAGCTGCCTTCAGCTACCCTGCCCATGGGTACACAGCTACAGGCACACACTCGCTCTTTCACTGCACAGCGGCCGCTCGATGGCAGCTCGGAGAGCAGCTGGTACAGTGCCAACGCCCAGCAGCTCAGAGGGGCCTGGCTCCGACCCAGCCTAGGCTCGGAAACTCCACATCCTGTTGCAAGCACACTCCCAGGAGCTGGTCAACACCACCGCAGGAAAGGCTTTTCCAGGGCTCCCTGGTGCAACTTTTCAAGTAGCAGCAAAAATGACAGTGCAGCCACTTAGTTCTAAGTACCAAAGGAGGAGGGAAAAACAAAACCCCTCTTATCTCGCACTTCAAGCGAAATGACGGATATGTGAAGGAGATGAGGATAATTACCTTTCTCATTTCCTGCTGCAGCTGAGCCTGGAAATGGCTCTTGAGGCGAGCGGCCTCTTCCTGAAGCTCTTGGAGCCGGGGGTCCGGTCGATTCTTCTCCTCTCGGATGGCCTGCAGTTCACCTTTCAGCTCCTCCACCTGCCGGCTCAGCTGCTTGGTCTGCAGTtcgaagccttccatctgctcgGCTGCATAGGCCCGCCCGGCCAGGGCTTCCCGCGTCTCTTCCAGCCGAAGCTCCAGGTCCTGACGCTGGGTCCTCTCCTCCTGCAGCAGCTTCTGGAGCTCCCGGAGCATCAGGGCATGGTCACTCTGCTCCTGGGCCCTATCATGCTGCTGCGTGATCAGCCGGGCTTTGGTTTCGGCTATCTGCTCCTGCAGCCCCTTCAATTCTCCCTCCAGGCGGCCCCTCTCCTCTTCCGCCTTCTTATTGGCATCCTCTAGGTCCTGTTTCATCTTCTTCTTGTCGGCCAGGTAAGAAGCCTCCATGCGGGACTTCTCCTGGGTGACTGTAGCCAAAGAGCTGGTCAAAGTAGCCAGCTGAGTCTTCAGCTGGTGCAACCTCTTGTCCACCTCCCCACCTGCAAACGGCCCATCCCCACTGCTGCTGCTAACGCCGCTCTCCGACCCACTGGCCTCTTCCGACTTCGCAGGCGGTGGTCCGCGGGCCGGTCTGTCATCTTCTACCCCAAACTCACCCTTGATGCTGCTCAGACTGGCCGCAGTGTCCAGGCTGGTGGCGGTGCCGGTGCTATCCTCGCTGTGAGTGGAGCACCGGTCATCCACAGAGTCAGAGAAGGTGAGGCCTGGAGGCTGGACACCTGCGAGGCCCACATCCGCCTCGTGGGATACCGACAGCACCTTGATGCTGGCCTCCAGCGCCTCCTTCTCCTTCAGCAAGCTTTTGTAGGCGCGGACCACGTCCTTGAGCCTGGCCTGGTACTGGAGGAGCTGCTTCTTCTGAGACTCGATGGTTTCCAGCAGGTCCTTCTTGCTCGGGCCGCCCCCAAAATTCATCCCAAACTTCTCCATGGGGGCTGTGACCGAGCTGCTCCACGTCAGCGTTCCAGCAGTCCAGGAGAGCGACGCGACTACGCGGGCGGAGCCAGCAGGCGACGAGGAAAAGGTTGTCCCGCCGCGGCCGCACAGCTGCTCCACAGAGGTGTCCAAGCCCGGATGCGGGGTGGCGGGGCCGCCGGACAGAGGCCAGGGGGGCGGGAGCGGGTCCGCTCCTGGAGGCGGGGCGACGCTGGCGCGACAGGAGCTCCCGGCCTGGGAGCGCCCGCGCTAGCCTCGAAGCTGCTCCGCCCTCTCCGCTCCTCCGGGCCTCATCGGCCCGGCCCCGGCCGGCCCCCTCGGCCCACAGTTGGCTACAGGTTTACGCCGCGGGTGGCTCCATCTCGACTTCTTAACTACCGCAACCGGCCGACCACAGAGCTTCCGGGTCCGCAGGAAGTGACGCCAGCGCGTCGCCCTAGGCTCCGCCCCTACCGGCCGCGAGGTGGGCGGGGCTCCTTTAACTGGGGCTGCGGAGAAGTGCTGCCGGGAACCTCGGGGGCCGGGGCTTGCGGAGAGCGAAGGAAAGGAAGTTGAGGACCAGCGAGCGCAGTTGGTTTGCCCTTGGGCTGCGATCCGCGACCGACAGGGGGCGACGTTGCACTGCATTCTTAACAAACACTCCAGTGACCCATGCGTCCAGCCACAAGGACTTGGGGCTCAGGACCTGTGTCCCTAAAGGCCAACAATAAATGTTCCCATTAGGGCTATGAACACTGCAGCCCTTCCTAACACGGCACTTGGCACCTAGCTGGCTTATGGAATGCACATGGCACCTTACCATAGTTCCGTTGAGTTTAGTCAACGAATATTGATAGAGGACACCTTGCCGCCATGAGGTTCATCCTGAATGCGAACTATACGCCGGGAACCTCACAAGAAAATTGTTATTTAGGGGCGGGCATTGGGGCACAGAAGCTTAAGCGGACGCTTGGGATACCCGCATCCACTATGTGAGTGCAGGTTGAGTCCCCGCTTCTTCGCTTAccacccagtttcctgctaatgcccttctgggaggcagcagaaggtagcccaggTCGCTGGGTCCCTGAGACCTGGgtaagagttcctggctcctggctttggtctgactggttcctggctgttgcaggcatttggggagtgaagcagcagatggaaaaatctttcccttctctgtctctccctctaggtcactttgcctttcgaaggaaggaaggcaggaagcaggattttGCTATTTATTCTCCTGTGCAGATACATTAGCACTGTTTTACAGATGGGACATAAGGCACAGAGGTAAAGtaagggtcggcgctgtggcaaagcaggtgaagctgctcattaaaatcctggctgctccacttgagatccagctccctgctaatgtgaccactcacgtgggagacccaggaaaagttcttggctcctggctttggatcggcacagctccagccattgtggccatgtggggagtgagccagtggatgtaagacctctctctccttgtctctacctctctctctctctctcttttttcttttatttgacagaattatagacagtgagaaagagacagagagaaaggtcttccttccattgattcacttcccacatggccacgaTGGACGGAGCTgtgtccatccgaagccaggagccagggctagccttcactgcttccccaggccacagcagagagctggactggaggaggagcaaccgggactagaaccagcacccatatgggatgccggcaccacaggcggaggattaacctagtgagccacagtgccagcccctgtaactctttcaaataaaataaatcttaaaaaaataaaaaaggaactcAGAATCGAGTGAGAAAACAGACATGCAAAGAAGTCCTGCTATCATACCAGTATGAATGGGAATATTCAAAATTCAAGGGAAGAGACGGGAGCCCTGTCTAGGGAATGCATAGAGGACTCTCAGGGAAACACTCTGGAATTTGAAAGACAAGCAGGGACGAGGGAAACCAGCACTTGGGGCAGGTGGGAAAGTTCCATCAAGCTCTGGGGCATCAGAGTCTGACTCACCTTGAAGAGTCAtctttggccggcaccgcggctcaataggctaatcctccacctagcggcgccaccacaccaggttctagtcccggtcggggcaccggattctgtcccttgcccctcttccagaccagctttctgctgtggcccgggaaggtcgtggaggatggcccaagtgcttgggccctgcaccccatgggagaccaggagaagcacctggctcctggctttggatcagcgcggtgcgccggccgcagcacaccagccgccattggagggtgaaccaacagcaaaggaagacctttc
Above is a window of Oryctolagus cuniculus chromosome 3, mOryCun1.1, whole genome shotgun sequence DNA encoding:
- the GCC1 gene encoding GRIP and coiled-coil domain-containing protein 1; the protein is MEKFGMNFGGGPSKKDLLETIESQKKQLLQYQARLKDVVRAYKSLLKEKEALEASIKVLSVSHEADVGLAGVQPPGLTFSDSVDDRCSTHSEDSTGTATSLDTAASLSSIKGEFGVEDDRPARGPPPAKSEEASGSESGVSSSSGDGPFAGGEVDKRLHQLKTQLATLTSSLATVTQEKSRMEASYLADKKKMKQDLEDANKKAEEERGRLEGELKGLQEQIAETKARLITQQHDRAQEQSDHALMLRELQKLLQEERTQRQDLELRLEETREALAGRAYAAEQMEGFELQTKQLSRQVEELKGELQAIREEKNRPDPRLQELQEEAARLKSHFQAQLQQEMRKTALAEDQLRQQSQVEEQRVASLENQISEVSELLGTYEKAKQKDQLAIQKLKERVLQLDLENKTLALAASSRSPLDSHGEESSLDVNVLRDKMEKLKRLLQVAARKSQVTLDVEKLCDLDTVGSSDATDGEKASALYYQQELKQLKEEFERYKMRAQVVLKSKNAKDGNVAKELEAAQEQLAELKEKYISLRLSCEELERQHQGEAEAWKQELARLQQLHRHELERSRLDFRDRTLKLEEELHKQRDRALAVLAEKDLELEQLRAVALSSGLPGRRSPVGAGAPGDPADPSAPDSLTQALQLAAGNEPTFFLYAEQLARKEVEITSLKKQKHRLEVEVHQLQDRLLEEGERHREEVGALQSHIEKNTRDQSREGANLEYLKNIIYRFLTLPDSLGRQQTLTAILTILHFSPEEKQAIMRLPASGSWWPSGKR